From Apium graveolens cultivar Ventura chromosome 9, ASM990537v1, whole genome shotgun sequence, the proteins below share one genomic window:
- the LOC141683557 gene encoding uncharacterized protein LOC141683557: MLEGKAVIGDTDMLETTQQDALNLAAKALDIFDVTEATAIARFIKKEFDSTYGPGWQCIVGTDFGSFVTHCYGSFIHFHIGNLAVLLFRGSAGPEAEAEAEADHVEALEIVKA, translated from the exons ATGTTGGAAGGAAAAGCTGTGATTGGTGACACAGATATGCTTGAGACCACGCAACAAGATGCACTTAATCTAGCTGCTAAAGCACTCGATATCTTTGATGTTACTGAAGCCACTGCTATAGCTCGTTTCATAAAAAAG GAATTTGACAGTACTTATGGACCGGGATGGCAATGCATCGTAGGCACTGATTTTGGTTCATTTGTGACTCACTGTTACGGAAGTTTCATCCATTTCCACATAGGGAATCTTGCGGTCTTGCTCTTCAGGGGTTCAGCAGGGCCAGAAGCTGAAGCTGAGGCTGAGGCAGATCATGTTGAAGCTCTGGAGATTGTGAAAGCATAA